A single window of Vanessa tameamea isolate UH-Manoa-2023 chromosome 5, ilVanTame1 primary haplotype, whole genome shotgun sequence DNA harbors:
- the LOC113392613 gene encoding uncharacterized protein LOC113392613 translates to MRHTVVLISLVAAVVAEAPYHLPRPATQAPVFGYAPPAHHPPPPHHHSHHSSNGYNYQRPSVPQPPQSNYRPQPVPQPLPVYQPQPQPSPSYGPPQPIRPLPIAVPQPQPVYQPQPIPQPQPVYQPQPIPQPEPVYQPQPIPQPQPVYQPQPIPQPQPVYQPQPIPQPQPVYQPQPIPQPQPVYQPQPIPQPQPIYQPQPQPQPSPSYGVPQPIRPLPAIIAPQPEPQPQPQPAPIQYYQQQETQGYSYQQSAPSQSLSSGQQNGNSGQSSYQADFAQYNSPQQQQTHSEALDETVVSRVQNIIKDAEHTSARDAGYLSLVSGVSLENAKPSIEVLSFVHNSPLSTGSSQSYSSQVQFGGASESESIGFLPQSKPSSSYGVPH, encoded by the exons ATGAGACACACG gTAGTATTAATTTCGCTAGTAGCTGCTGTGGTGGCTGAGGCGCCGTACCACTTACCCCGTCCAGCGACACAAGCACCGGTGTTTGGTTACGCCCCACCTGCACATCATCCACCACCGCCGCACCATCACAGTCATCATTCTTCAAATGGTTACAATTACCAAAGACCATCAGTCCCACAGCCACCGCAATCAAACTATCGGCCTCAGCCAGTGCCCCAACCCCTGCCAGTGTATCAACCTCAGCCTCAACCTAGCCCGTCTTATGGACCTCCGCAACCGATACGTCCTCTCCCAATAGCTGTTCCTCAACCGCAGCCTGTATATCAACCGCAGCCTATTCCTCAACCCCAACCTGTATACCAACCACAACCAATTCCTCAACCAGAACCTGTATATCAACCGCAGCCTATTCCCCAACCACAACCTGTATACCAACCACAACCAATTCCTCAACCACAACCCGTATACCAACCGCAGCCTATTCCTCAACCCCAACCTGTATACCAACCACAACCAATTCCTCAACCACAACCCGTATACCAACCGCAGCCTATTCCCCAACCACAACCTATATACCAACCACAACCGCAACCACAACCCAGCCCCTCATACGGTGTCCCTCAACCAATCCGCCCTCTTCCTGCTATAATTGCTCCTCAACCTGAACCCCAACCTCAACCACAGCCAGCCCCTATTCAATATTATCAACAGCAAGAAACTCAAGGGTATTCATACCAGCAATCTGCTCCGAGTCAGTCTTTGTCGTCAGGTCAACAAAATGGCAATTCTGGCCAATCAAGCTATCAGGCTGATTTTGCCCAGTACAATAGCCCACAGCAACAACAAACACACAGTGAGGCTCTCGACGAAACGGTCGTATCACGAGTACAGAACATCATAAAAGATGCTGAACATACTTCAGCCAGAGATGCCGGATACCTGTCACTAGTTTCTGGTGTTTCTTTGGAGAACGCGAAGCCCAGTATCGAAGTTTTATCATTCGTTCACAACTCACCGCTGTCGACTGGATCAAGCCAGAGTTACAGCTCGCAGGTTCAATTCGGTGGAGCTAGTGAATCAGAGAGTATTGGATTTTTACCTCAATCTAAGCCCTCTTCATCTTATGGTGTGCcccattaa
- the LOC135194811 gene encoding uncharacterized protein LOC135194811, protein MNNIFLMFLATSSSESEDEYLQYRSFRSNSYRRTQFHPGLENPFIYYAQVKPKRLNRRSRENEKYNSNCFVKAFRWYTQEHVPFKKTNSTNNVINKDLKGFATWLDEKYNEYQDTNRIEKTQCILNQSSTLELISGAEIYDNKVPGSKKFPILRSPWYKHRKSSSKREETDFTVKSNQSIKIILKPKNLSRATSECCQRSDLQNNAIISNTSALHMKLRPTSRSLTSVLKEKEIYIIPFDVLQDTSHEELKHKVDEINTNERKKLRQIFPMKSIRTVENKKRIDVYCQCSHTSFDNNTSELEKNKLNTCLCYKRKSEYEVVRKIAVIPISQPNTKDHEPPVSTFVTDSVQTSDYSINLENDLTRKKPVFVKLLCPHKLDVKD, encoded by the exons atgaataatatttttctaatgtttTTAGCGACGTCGTCGAGCGAGTCCGAGgatgaatatttacaatacagaAGCTTTAGATCCAATTCTTACCGAAGAACGCAATTCCATCCAGGATTAGAGAATCCCTTCATTTATTATGCTCAAGTT aAGCCGAAAAGACTTAACCGAAGGAGCAGAGAAAATGAAAAGTACAATTCGAACTGTTTCGTTAAAGCGTTTCGTTGGTACACTCAG gaaCATGTACCATTTAAAAAGACAAATTCAACGAATAATGTGATTAACAAGGACCTAAAAGGCTTCGCGACGTGGCTTGATgagaaatataatgaatatcagGACACAAATCGAATCGAGAAAACTCAATGTATTTTGAATCAGAGCTCCACGCTCGAGTTAATTAGTGGCGCTGAAAT ttaCGACAATAAAGTACCAGGTTCAAAGAAATTTCCAATATTGAGAAG CCCTTGGTATAAACACCGAAAATCTTCAAGTAAAAGAGAAGAAACCGATTTTACTGTAAA gtCAAATCAAAGCATCAAAATCATTTTGAAGCCTAAAAACTTATCCCGTGCAACTTCAGAATGCTGtcaaag atcTGATTTACAAAACAACGCAATTATATCAAACACGAGTGCTCTTCACATGAAGCTAAGACCCACATCTAGAAGCTTGACGAGTGTtcttaaagaaaaagaaatatacattatacctTTTGACGTTCTTCAAGACACGAGCCATGAGGAACTAAAG CATAAAGTCGACGAAATTAACACAAACGAGCGAAAGAAATTACGACAAATTTTCCCTATGAAGTCAATACGAAcggtagaaaataaaaaaaggattgaTGTATATTGTCAATGTTCACACACTAGCTTTGATAATAATACCAGTGAACTtgagaaaaataaacttaatacttGCCTTTGTTACAAAAGAAAATCAGAATATGAAGTCGTACGAAAG aTTGCAGTAATACCAATATCTCAACCAAATACGAAAGACCACGAGCCACCTGTATCAACATTTGTTACCGATAGCGTGCAAACATCTGATTATTCAATTAACTTA GAAAACGATTTAACTCGCAAAAAGCCGGTATTCGTGAAATTATTATGTCCACATAAACTGGACGTAAaggattaa